In a genomic window of Occallatibacter riparius:
- a CDS encoding transcriptional regulator: protein MKDKPNEGRFAYEGLDRTIHERARLSLLTSLITNPKGLTFNDLKELCALTDGNLSRHLRVLEAAKLVEIAKGIDKNRSLTVCRITPTGRKRYLHYLETLEQVVRDAAQVPIPASKKDQQTDLGGLAPSRA, encoded by the coding sequence ATGAAAGATAAGCCGAATGAAGGTCGCTTCGCCTATGAGGGCCTGGATCGCACCATTCACGAGCGCGCCCGCCTCAGCCTGCTCACGTCGCTCATCACGAATCCCAAGGGCCTCACATTCAACGACCTAAAGGAGCTCTGCGCACTGACCGACGGCAACCTGAGCCGCCACCTGCGCGTGCTTGAAGCCGCCAAACTCGTTGAGATCGCCAAGGGCATCGACAAGAATCGCTCGCTCACCGTCTGCCGCATCACGCCCACTGGGCGCAAGCGCTACCTGCACTACCTCGAAACGCTCGAGCAGGTGGTGCGCGACGCCGCGCAGGTTCCGATCCCCGCCAGCAAAAAAGATCAGCAGACCGACCTGGGCGGCCTCGCGCCGTCCCGGGCCTGA
- a CDS encoding DUF1330 domain-containing protein — protein MKTYLVNHLRIPGDIPNAQAVDYLAKVEATVEPFHGRFLAMGPLDVLEGAWPGAVVLMEFPDRNAATAWYNSAEYQAIIPLRKNNSINDLGLIDGLPDGFTVKGYAEGIRSSLAK, from the coding sequence ATGAAAACTTACTTGGTGAATCACCTTCGCATTCCAGGCGACATTCCAAATGCCCAGGCCGTTGATTACCTTGCGAAGGTCGAAGCCACGGTCGAGCCATTTCACGGCAGGTTTCTAGCTATGGGGCCGCTGGACGTATTGGAGGGTGCATGGCCGGGAGCGGTGGTGCTGATGGAATTTCCGGACCGCAACGCCGCCACAGCTTGGTATAACTCTGCGGAGTATCAAGCGATCATTCCACTTCGGAAAAACAACTCCATCAACGACCTCGGTCTGATCGACGGTCTCCCAGATGGCTTCACGGTGAAGGGATACGCCGAGGGAATCCGCAGCTCGTTGGCAAAATAA
- a CDS encoding alkaline phosphatase family protein, translated as MRIRFFAASASLAFCAIVLGCGGGSGSNSPFTGGPTSGGGSVPSSRHVVVVMEENQIYASVVGNALVWPNLNKLMMQGALATNYYANTHYSIGNYFMLTTGQILTRDDNSRQIWNVDSIARRMISAGVSFKIYAEGATQGYTGGNTGQYVLRHNPFALLSDVADSPTTARKYIWPFTQLASDIASNALPQFSFIIPSIANDAHSGPPTQADAWLQSKVVGPISGTPAFKAGGDGILAVLYDESIVSDTANGGGHVAALFWGPLVKPGYRQSSKTVYQHQSMLATWMAALDLPNPPGQAANAPVMSEFFVQK; from the coding sequence TTGAGGATTAGGTTTTTTGCCGCGTCGGCTTCACTTGCATTTTGCGCGATCGTCCTGGGTTGCGGCGGAGGCTCAGGCTCGAACTCCCCGTTTACCGGCGGTCCTACTTCCGGCGGAGGCTCTGTCCCATCCAGCCGTCACGTAGTCGTCGTCATGGAGGAGAATCAGATCTACGCATCGGTAGTCGGCAATGCGCTTGTCTGGCCCAACCTCAACAAGCTCATGATGCAGGGCGCACTGGCGACGAATTACTACGCCAATACGCACTACTCCATCGGCAACTACTTCATGCTCACTACAGGACAGATACTGACCAGAGACGATAACTCGAGGCAGATCTGGAACGTGGACAGTATCGCCCGTCGCATGATCTCGGCAGGAGTGTCATTCAAGATCTACGCTGAAGGCGCGACACAGGGTTACACAGGCGGAAACACGGGCCAGTATGTACTTCGTCACAATCCCTTCGCGTTGTTGAGCGACGTTGCCGATTCTCCGACCACCGCCAGGAAGTACATCTGGCCGTTCACTCAATTGGCTTCTGATATCGCCAGCAATGCACTGCCTCAATTCTCCTTTATCATTCCCAGCATCGCGAACGATGCGCATAGCGGACCCCCCACCCAGGCCGATGCATGGCTGCAGTCGAAAGTGGTAGGACCCATCTCGGGCACACCCGCGTTCAAGGCGGGCGGCGACGGAATCCTCGCTGTGCTCTACGACGAAAGCATTGTGAGCGATACGGCCAACGGAGGCGGCCACGTAGCCGCGCTCTTCTGGGGCCCACTCGTTAAGCCCGGCTACCGGCAGAGCTCCAAGACCGTTTACCAGCACCAGAGCATGCTGGCCACTTGGATGGCCGCTCTCGACCTGCCAAATCCTCCGGGACAAGCCGCAAACGCGCCAGTGATGAGTGAGTTCTTCGTGCAAAAGTAG
- the hemH gene encoding ferrochelatase — protein sequence MPKQAVLLLAHGTPETVEQIPEYLRNVVSGRPLPQHVIEEIQHRYGLIGRSPLTELTMEQARLTAAHLAAGGVDVPVYVGMRNWRPYIPDVVKQMRAEGIEEAAVICVAPQNSRTSVGLYRRAVQAEAGSLSIDFTESWPQHPLLIQAFAERLRTALAKLTAETGQPVPVLFTAHSVPCRTVQTPAASEGAPRHWPGEGADPYAQEAKHTAELVAQAVPEIPRWFFAFQSQGASGGPWIGPTVEHTLDTLAEAGQKALILQPIGFLCDHVEILYDVDIAFKQYAHEKGIRLERPESLNGSSTLASAIADLARQGLQRLRSGA from the coding sequence ATGCCCAAACAAGCCGTGCTCCTGCTAGCCCACGGAACTCCTGAAACCGTCGAGCAGATTCCCGAATACCTGCGCAACGTAGTCAGCGGCCGTCCGCTGCCGCAGCATGTCATCGAGGAGATCCAGCACCGCTACGGCCTTATCGGGCGCAGCCCCCTGACCGAGCTCACCATGGAGCAGGCGCGCCTCACTGCGGCGCACCTCGCAGCGGGCGGCGTCGACGTTCCCGTCTACGTGGGCATGCGCAATTGGCGTCCCTATATCCCCGACGTCGTAAAACAGATGCGCGCCGAGGGCATCGAAGAGGCTGCAGTCATCTGCGTCGCTCCGCAGAATTCCCGCACCAGCGTCGGCCTCTACCGCCGCGCCGTGCAGGCTGAGGCCGGCTCCCTTAGCATCGACTTCACCGAATCCTGGCCGCAGCACCCTCTCCTCATCCAGGCTTTCGCAGAACGCCTTCGCACCGCGCTGGCCAAGCTCACCGCTGAAACCGGCCAGCCTGTCCCAGTCCTCTTCACCGCGCACAGCGTTCCGTGCCGCACCGTCCAGACCCCCGCCGCCAGCGAAGGCGCACCGCGCCACTGGCCCGGCGAAGGCGCCGACCCCTACGCGCAGGAAGCCAAGCACACAGCCGAACTCGTCGCCCAGGCCGTTCCTGAAATCCCGCGCTGGTTCTTCGCCTTTCAAAGCCAGGGTGCCAGCGGCGGTCCCTGGATCGGCCCCACAGTGGAACACACCCTCGACACCCTCGCGGAAGCCGGACAGAAAGCTCTCATCCTCCAGCCCATCGGCTTCCTCTGCGATCACGTCGAAATCCTCTACGACGTCGACATCGCGTTCAAGCAGTATGCGCACGAGAAGGGAATCCGCCTCGAGCGCCCCGAGTCACTCAACGGCTCGTCCACCCTGGCAAGCGCCATCGCCGACCTCGCCCGCCAGGGACTTCAGCGGCTCCGCAGCGGGGCCTAG
- a CDS encoding PAS domain-containing sensor histidine kinase: protein MQNDLGTGGAVQISSGVERICGPGVMADLIRTHHWMSAGLGCIAEWPDALVVLINMMLANQHPMILFWGDGLTQFYNDAAIPILGPDKHPQSLGRRGDESWAEVWHVVGHQIESARQGTPIWNEDFLAPIFREGHVSDAWFTYSYSPVRDGSGQITGVLVTCLETTQSVLARQSFRAEQERLLALFQQAPAFFAVLRGPDHVYELTNPPYQRLISGRNVIGKKLRDVLPEAVEQGYEDVLNRVYRTGEPFIGNDVQFTFPAFADRPEEVRSLDFVYQPLREPDGSVSGILVLGVDTTERKRTLEALLATEKSAATVLEAISDGFHVIDNQGRFQNFNPAGRAIYESQGLDADELIGRSLHDVFPGIENSDTGRALVECLHTHQPTTVEGCYRPWNRWFSVRNYPTPDGGVATFFQDITERRQTEDQLSEQRERFEFATRAAQIGYWFCNLPFDKLDWDDTVKEHFWLPPDAKVDIELFYQRIHPDDRERTRVAIETSIATNGRYDIEYRTVSPDGACKWIRAIGRTAYNEDGSPARFDGVTQDITALKKVTEALDAERARLSAVFENVPVGLLFTLADGRIVSGNRQAERILGRSFSHEGSETYRDLHVLHADGTRVEVGDRPLTLALAEGGIHRGEYQYVRPDGSCIWVEMIGAPILDAQGKIIGAVDAFADIDVRKRAETALIRSEKLALVGRLAASISHEINNPLEAVTNLLYLIENNTKDATARNFSRTAQDELARVSHIVTHTLRFNRQTVALGEQKMSGLLESSVAIYEGRLKNSGVSLDRDYADTSRVFCSGSEIRQVFANVVGNSFDATKTGGRLVLRTRDQRHWRTGQPGVRVTIADTGHGMPEEVRRRLFEPFFTTKGDNGTGLGLWVSREIIAKHHSRMRVKSRQGDRSGTVFSIWFPLNAVAQRTPEIIEPHTHAVVHSA, encoded by the coding sequence ATGCAAAATGACCTTGGCACAGGCGGCGCTGTACAAATTTCCTCGGGAGTAGAGCGAATCTGCGGGCCCGGCGTGATGGCCGATCTCATCCGCACACACCACTGGATGAGTGCCGGCCTCGGCTGCATTGCGGAGTGGCCCGACGCACTTGTGGTTTTGATCAACATGATGCTGGCAAACCAGCATCCCATGATCCTCTTCTGGGGCGATGGCCTCACCCAGTTCTACAACGACGCGGCCATTCCCATCCTCGGTCCCGACAAACACCCTCAATCCCTCGGCCGGCGTGGCGACGAAAGCTGGGCGGAGGTGTGGCACGTGGTCGGCCACCAGATCGAGAGCGCCCGCCAGGGGACCCCCATCTGGAATGAGGACTTCCTCGCTCCCATCTTCCGCGAAGGCCACGTCTCGGATGCCTGGTTCACCTACAGCTACAGCCCGGTGCGCGATGGCTCCGGCCAGATCACGGGCGTTCTGGTCACCTGCCTCGAGACTACGCAAAGCGTCTTGGCGCGACAATCATTCCGCGCAGAGCAGGAGCGGCTGCTTGCGCTCTTTCAGCAGGCCCCGGCATTCTTCGCCGTCCTCCGCGGCCCCGACCACGTCTACGAATTGACGAACCCTCCCTATCAACGGCTGATCTCCGGCCGCAACGTCATCGGAAAGAAACTGCGAGACGTGCTGCCCGAGGCCGTCGAGCAGGGCTACGAGGATGTTCTCAACCGCGTCTATCGAACCGGTGAGCCATTCATCGGCAACGATGTCCAGTTCACCTTTCCGGCCTTTGCAGATCGCCCTGAAGAAGTCCGCAGCCTCGACTTCGTTTACCAGCCCCTGCGTGAGCCGGACGGATCGGTGTCGGGCATCCTCGTCCTGGGTGTCGACACCACGGAGCGCAAGCGCACGCTTGAGGCGCTGCTCGCCACCGAAAAGAGCGCTGCAACCGTGCTCGAGGCCATCAGCGACGGCTTCCATGTGATCGACAACCAAGGCCGCTTCCAGAATTTCAATCCGGCGGGGCGCGCGATCTACGAGTCGCAAGGACTGGACGCCGACGAACTAATCGGCAGAAGCCTGCACGACGTCTTTCCGGGCATTGAGAATTCTGATACTGGCCGCGCTCTCGTGGAATGCTTGCACACCCACCAGCCCACCACGGTCGAAGGGTGCTACCGCCCCTGGAACCGCTGGTTTTCGGTGCGCAACTATCCCACGCCCGATGGCGGCGTGGCCACCTTCTTCCAGGACATCACCGAGCGCCGCCAGACCGAAGACCAGCTCAGCGAGCAGCGCGAGCGCTTTGAATTCGCCACGCGGGCCGCGCAGATTGGCTACTGGTTCTGCAATCTCCCCTTTGACAAGCTCGACTGGGATGACACTGTGAAGGAGCACTTCTGGCTGCCTCCGGATGCAAAGGTCGATATCGAGCTCTTTTACCAGCGCATTCATCCAGACGACCGCGAACGCACCCGCGTGGCCATTGAAACTTCCATTGCCACCAATGGCCGATACGACATCGAGTACCGCACCGTGTCGCCGGACGGCGCGTGCAAATGGATTCGCGCCATTGGCCGCACCGCCTACAACGAAGACGGCAGCCCCGCGCGCTTTGACGGCGTCACCCAGGACATCACTGCCCTCAAGAAGGTGACCGAAGCTCTCGACGCCGAACGCGCACGTCTGAGCGCAGTGTTCGAAAATGTGCCGGTCGGCCTCCTCTTCACGCTCGCTGACGGCCGCATCGTCAGCGGCAATCGCCAGGCTGAACGCATTCTGGGCCGTTCCTTCTCGCACGAGGGGAGTGAGACGTATCGCGACCTGCACGTGCTGCACGCTGACGGTACGCGCGTCGAGGTCGGCGACCGCCCGCTCACGCTCGCTCTTGCCGAAGGTGGAATCCATCGCGGCGAGTATCAATATGTGCGCCCCGACGGCTCATGCATTTGGGTGGAGATGATTGGCGCGCCGATTCTGGATGCGCAAGGAAAAATCATCGGCGCGGTCGATGCTTTTGCCGATATCGACGTGCGCAAGCGAGCTGAGACCGCACTGATCCGTAGCGAGAAGCTGGCGCTCGTCGGGCGGCTTGCAGCGTCCATCTCGCACGAGATCAACAACCCGCTTGAAGCAGTGACGAACTTGCTTTACCTCATCGAGAACAACACCAAAGACGCCACCGCGCGCAACTTCAGCCGCACGGCACAGGATGAGCTCGCCCGCGTTTCGCACATCGTCACGCATACGCTGCGCTTCAACCGCCAGACCGTGGCCCTGGGCGAGCAGAAAATGTCGGGACTCCTCGAATCATCCGTAGCCATCTACGAAGGACGCCTCAAGAACTCCGGCGTTTCCCTCGACCGCGACTATGCCGACACGTCGCGCGTGTTCTGCTCGGGTTCAGAGATCCGCCAGGTGTTTGCCAACGTCGTCGGCAATTCGTTCGACGCCACCAAGACTGGCGGCCGCCTGGTTCTGCGCACGCGCGATCAGCGCCACTGGCGCACTGGCCAGCCGGGCGTGCGCGTCACCATCGCCGACACCGGCCACGGCATGCCCGAAGAGGTTCGCCGCCGCTTGTTTGAGCCGTTCTTCACCACAAAAGGCGACAATGGCACCGGCCTTGGCCTCTGGGTGAGCCGCGAAATCATCGCCAAGCACCACTCCCGCATGCGCGTGAAGTCGCGCCAAGGCGATCGCAGCGGCACCGTCTTTAGCATTTGGTTCCCGCTGAACGCCGTGGCCCAGCGCACCCCGGAAATCATCGAGCCTCACACCCACGCCGTTGTACATTCAGCGTGA
- a CDS encoding DUF2393 domain-containing protein, with product MNTGPELIRPAEARERNWMPIIIAAGVVVLVVGIVIFVTSRNHNSQVAPVTAAADPYAASLPVTNVQMSESANLAGGKVTYLDGHIANKGSKTVSGIMAQVLFRNYAHEVAQNESQPMMLIRTREPYIDTQPVSAAPLKPGDERDFRLSFDTVTPNWDGAYPEIRILRVQTQ from the coding sequence GTGAACACTGGTCCTGAGCTCATTCGCCCTGCTGAAGCCCGCGAGCGCAACTGGATGCCGATCATCATTGCGGCGGGTGTCGTTGTTCTTGTGGTGGGCATCGTCATCTTTGTGACGAGCCGAAACCATAATTCTCAAGTTGCCCCGGTCACAGCCGCGGCCGATCCTTATGCTGCCAGTCTGCCCGTCACCAACGTGCAGATGAGCGAATCGGCGAACCTCGCCGGAGGCAAGGTCACCTACCTCGACGGCCACATTGCTAATAAGGGGAGCAAGACCGTCAGCGGCATTATGGCGCAGGTGCTGTTTAGAAACTATGCCCATGAAGTTGCACAAAACGAGTCGCAACCCATGATGTTGATTCGCACCCGCGAGCCCTATATCGATACACAACCCGTATCTGCGGCGCCACTCAAACCCGGCGACGAACGCGATTTCCGGCTAAGCTTCGATACCGTTACACCTAATTGGGATGGCGCCTACCCCGAAATTCGCATTCTGCGCGTCCAGACTCAATGA
- a CDS encoding OmpA family protein yields MKARTLIPGQLAIVALASAIAIPAAAQQAQPAPPQDNPPSAAQSQPATTPQASSASQTSQQQPSPDANQQRLSNKSKEGFWGHMQPFARKKWVKRQTDPINDRLTELDELNAKNAKDIQDVDSRAQAGIKQAQSTADAANQAATQAGAQAQTASTTAQGASGHVDQINTKVNGLDQYRQVSEVEVPFRNGSTVLSKDAKDQLDQLIQNVNGRQGYIIEMEAHTPGRGSVGIQNSQRIAQVVNRYLAEHDIPVYRMHAVALGNAQVASNTGADEPAAPVRKSSVHVRLMENSLAAQGAASPQGAAPSTGAERP; encoded by the coding sequence ATGAAAGCCCGCACTTTGATTCCTGGCCAATTGGCCATTGTCGCTTTGGCATCTGCGATCGCCATTCCCGCAGCTGCGCAGCAAGCGCAGCCTGCGCCCCCTCAGGACAACCCTCCTTCGGCTGCGCAGTCGCAGCCTGCGACGACCCCGCAAGCAAGTTCAGCGTCCCAAACGTCGCAGCAGCAGCCCTCCCCCGATGCAAACCAGCAGCGGCTGAGCAACAAGTCGAAGGAGGGGTTCTGGGGTCACATGCAGCCCTTCGCCCGCAAGAAGTGGGTGAAGCGGCAGACCGATCCAATCAACGATCGGCTCACTGAACTCGATGAACTGAACGCCAAGAACGCGAAGGATATTCAGGACGTCGATTCCCGCGCACAGGCCGGAATTAAGCAGGCCCAGTCCACCGCAGATGCGGCCAACCAGGCCGCAACCCAGGCCGGTGCACAGGCGCAGACCGCCAGCACCACAGCCCAGGGAGCTTCAGGCCACGTAGACCAGATCAACACCAAAGTGAACGGGCTTGACCAGTATCGTCAGGTCTCCGAAGTCGAAGTGCCCTTCCGCAACGGCAGCACAGTCCTCTCCAAGGACGCCAAGGATCAGCTCGATCAGCTCATCCAGAACGTGAACGGCCGTCAGGGCTACATCATCGAAATGGAAGCGCACACGCCGGGCCGCGGCTCGGTGGGTATCCAGAACTCGCAGCGTATTGCCCAGGTTGTAAATCGTTACCTGGCAGAACACGACATTCCCGTCTACCGCATGCATGCAGTGGCGCTGGGCAATGCCCAGGTCGCCTCAAACACTGGCGCCGACGAGCCGGCAGCTCCGGTTCGCAAATCGAGCGTACACGTGCGGTTGATGGAAAACAGCTTGGCGGCCCAAGGCGCCGCATCACCCCAGGGTGCAGCGCCTTCGACAGGTGCGGAGCGGCCCTAA
- the hemE gene encoding uroporphyrinogen decarboxylase has product MDTKAQNSAVEESILDGSRFVRACLRKPVDRTPVWFLRQAGRYMQEYRDVRKHHTLVEICKQPDLAAEVTITAAEKLGVDAAIIFADLLLPLEPMGLDFEFQAGEGPVVHHPVRTADDVKALRTDRAADLDYVAKAISKVAAHFKDRLGIIGFCGAPYTLASYMIEGGGSRNYIETKKLMYGNTLAWNSLLDKIVTVLTEYCRQQVQAGADVIQIFDSWVGSLSLTDYRDYAFEASKRLVRAVQGMGVPVIYFGVETAGLLTDMAATGADVIGLDWHQPLDVAWRSVGYNHAVQGNLDPITLFAPVEILEQRVKEVLRAANGRPGHIFNLGHGIVPNTPVENVQAVVKMVREFRLQETSL; this is encoded by the coding sequence ATGGATACGAAAGCCCAGAACAGCGCTGTCGAAGAATCAATTCTGGACGGCAGCCGGTTTGTGCGCGCCTGCCTGCGCAAGCCCGTCGATCGCACCCCCGTATGGTTCCTCCGCCAGGCCGGCCGCTACATGCAGGAGTACCGCGACGTCCGCAAGCACCACACGCTTGTCGAAATCTGCAAGCAGCCCGACCTGGCCGCCGAAGTGACCATTACCGCGGCCGAAAAGCTCGGCGTCGACGCGGCCATCATCTTTGCCGACCTGCTGCTGCCGCTCGAGCCCATGGGCCTCGACTTCGAATTCCAGGCCGGCGAAGGCCCCGTGGTCCACCACCCGGTCCGCACCGCCGACGACGTGAAAGCTCTCCGCACCGACCGCGCCGCCGACCTCGACTACGTCGCCAAGGCCATCAGCAAAGTCGCCGCGCACTTCAAAGACCGCCTCGGCATCATCGGCTTTTGCGGCGCGCCCTACACCCTCGCCAGCTACATGATCGAGGGCGGCGGCTCGCGCAATTACATCGAGACCAAGAAGCTGATGTACGGCAACACCCTTGCCTGGAACAGCCTCCTCGACAAGATCGTCACCGTCCTCACGGAGTACTGCCGCCAGCAGGTGCAGGCCGGAGCCGACGTCATCCAGATCTTCGATAGCTGGGTAGGTTCGCTCTCGCTCACCGACTACCGCGACTACGCCTTCGAAGCCTCGAAGCGCTTGGTGCGCGCTGTGCAGGGAATGGGCGTGCCCGTGATCTACTTCGGCGTCGAAACAGCAGGCCTGCTCACCGACATGGCCGCAACCGGCGCAGACGTGATCGGCCTCGATTGGCACCAGCCTCTCGACGTCGCCTGGCGCTCGGTCGGCTATAACCACGCCGTCCAGGGCAATCTCGATCCCATCACCCTCTTCGCTCCGGTAGAAATCCTCGAGCAGCGCGTGAAGGAAGTTCTGCGCGCCGCCAACGGACGTCCCGGCCACATCTTCAACCTCGGCCACGGCATCGTCCCAAACACCCCCGTAGAGAACGTGCAGGCCGTAGTGAAGATGGTCCGAGAATTCCGGCTACAAGAAACAAGCCTGTAG
- a CDS encoding di-trans,poly-cis-decaprenylcistransferase, whose translation MSHNFTSQSGDGLHVAIIMDGNGRWATRRGLPRVAGHRAGVAALKRIVEHAPDVGIRALTVYAFSADNWARPAGEVQSLFWLMRAFLRLETERLRQKSVRMQIIGRRDRIPAAALREVNRSEFVTAAGRRLLFRVAIDYSARDAIARAASSSPAQEASVSAARSAMHHELTREVGEVDLLIRTGGEKRLSDFLLWESAYAELYFTDCMWPDFSPAELDAALAEFRHRERRFGAVPTAAVAAGGSR comes from the coding sequence GTGAGTCATAACTTTACATCGCAAAGCGGAGATGGCCTGCACGTCGCCATCATCATGGACGGCAATGGCCGCTGGGCCACGCGCCGCGGGCTGCCGCGTGTCGCTGGCCACCGCGCCGGCGTCGCCGCGCTCAAGCGCATCGTGGAGCACGCACCCGACGTGGGTATCCGCGCCCTCACCGTCTATGCCTTCTCCGCTGACAACTGGGCGCGCCCCGCCGGCGAGGTGCAGAGTCTGTTCTGGCTGATGCGCGCCTTCCTCCGTCTCGAAACCGAACGCCTGCGCCAGAAGAGCGTTCGCATGCAGATCATTGGCCGCCGTGACCGCATTCCTGCCGCAGCTCTGCGTGAAGTGAACCGCAGCGAGTTCGTCACAGCCGCCGGTCGCCGCCTGCTCTTCCGTGTCGCCATCGACTACTCCGCGCGCGATGCGATTGCGCGCGCGGCAAGCTCCTCCCCAGCGCAGGAAGCTTCCGTCTCTGCCGCACGCAGTGCAATGCACCACGAGCTCACGCGCGAAGTCGGCGAAGTCGATCTGCTGATTCGTACCGGCGGCGAAAAGCGCCTGTCAGACTTTCTGCTGTGGGAGTCGGCCTACGCCGAGCTCTACTTCACCGACTGCATGTGGCCCGACTTCAGCCCCGCCGAACTCGACGCAGCCCTCGCTGAGTTTCGCCACCGCGAACGCCGCTTTGGCGCAGTGCCCACCGCAGCCGTCGCGGCCGGAGGCAGTCGATGA
- a CDS encoding B12-binding domain-containing radical SAM protein: protein MSLLPGSRINRPLKVKFILPALTEATDPYWRPVKYSLFPPLGLATLAAYLNADDEALIEDEHVQPLITDDAPDLVIIQVYITNAYRAYRLADHYRSRGAFVCLGGLHVTSLPDEAAPHADAIFLGPGEQTFPQFLEDLREGKPQKVYTSGLGRTLERIPPIRRDLIRRQLYLVPNSIVVTRGCPQHCDFCYKDAFFQGGRGFYTQRVDDALAEIDRLPGRHLYFLDDHLLGDARFAASLFSGMRGMKRVFQGAATVDSILRGNLIERAAEAGMRSIFVGFETLTPENLKSSNKRQNLGRDYKAVTDRLHSLGIMINGSFVFGMDDDGDDVFRRTVDWAIEQGITTATFHIQTPYPGTRLYDRMLRAGRMTSSNWDLFDTRHVVYQPARLAPEKLKTGYDWAYHEFYRWSAIAQAALHHGTVKHQAKHFFYAAGWKKFEPLWDFVIRAKQLAWMTPMLEAVLSRVTGGPARRFSPPADLLPILQQESAIPAPAVQRP, encoded by the coding sequence ATGAGCTTGCTCCCGGGATCGCGAATCAATCGGCCCCTGAAGGTGAAGTTCATCCTGCCCGCGCTGACGGAGGCGACGGATCCCTACTGGCGACCGGTGAAGTACTCGCTTTTCCCGCCGCTCGGCCTGGCCACACTGGCGGCTTATCTCAATGCGGACGACGAAGCCCTCATCGAAGACGAGCACGTGCAACCCCTCATCACAGACGACGCGCCTGACCTCGTCATCATTCAGGTCTACATCACCAATGCCTACCGCGCGTATCGCCTCGCCGATCACTATCGCAGCCGCGGCGCGTTCGTCTGTCTCGGCGGATTGCACGTCACGTCGCTGCCCGATGAGGCCGCGCCGCATGCCGATGCCATCTTCCTCGGACCGGGCGAGCAGACCTTTCCGCAGTTTCTCGAAGATTTGCGAGAAGGGAAGCCGCAGAAGGTCTACACTTCAGGCCTCGGGCGCACGCTCGAGCGCATTCCGCCCATACGCCGCGACCTGATCCGGCGCCAGCTATATCTAGTGCCCAACTCCATCGTCGTCACGCGCGGCTGCCCGCAGCACTGCGATTTCTGCTACAAGGATGCGTTCTTTCAGGGCGGTCGCGGCTTCTACACGCAGCGCGTCGACGATGCCCTGGCCGAGATCGATCGACTGCCCGGCCGTCACCTGTATTTCCTCGACGACCATCTGCTGGGCGATGCCCGTTTCGCTGCATCGCTCTTCAGCGGAATGCGCGGCATGAAGCGCGTCTTTCAGGGCGCGGCCACGGTCGACTCCATCCTCCGCGGCAACCTGATCGAGCGCGCCGCCGAAGCCGGCATGCGCAGCATCTTCGTTGGTTTCGAGACGCTGACGCCGGAAAACCTCAAATCCAGCAACAAGCGCCAGAACCTCGGCCGCGATTACAAAGCAGTCACAGACCGGCTGCACAGCCTGGGAATCATGATCAACGGCAGCTTCGTCTTCGGCATGGATGACGACGGCGACGACGTCTTCAGGCGAACAGTCGACTGGGCCATCGAGCAGGGAATCACTACCGCCACATTCCACATCCAGACGCCCTACCCCGGAACCCGCCTCTACGACCGTATGTTACGTGCCGGACGGATGACGAGCAGCAATTGGGATCTCTTTGATACCAGGCATGTTGTTTACCAGCCGGCGCGGCTCGCTCCGGAAAAGCTCAAGACCGGCTACGACTGGGCCTATCACGAGTTCTACCGCTGGTCGGCCATCGCCCAGGCCGCTCTCCATCACGGCACCGTCAAGCACCAAGCCAAGCACTTCTTTTACGCGGCGGGTTGGAAGAAGTTCGAGCCGCTGTGGGATTTCGTGATTCGCGCAAAGCAGCTAGCCTGGATGACCCCGATGCTCGAAGCGGTCCTATCGCGCGTGACCGGCGGACCAGCCCGGCGATTCAGCCCGCCCGCGGATCTGCTGCCCATCCTGCAACAGGAATCAGCGATTCCCGCACCCGCCGTCCAACGCCCGTAA